Within the bacterium genome, the region GCGGGTTTCGGCACCCAAGCCTGGGACCTGATGTACAACGACTTCGTGCTGGCGGGGCCGCTGGACAACCCGGCCGGTATCGACAGTTCGCTGCCAGATGTCAAGATCGCTTTGGCCAAAGTGCGGGATGCCAAGGCCAAATTCTATTCCCGGTCCGACATGTCCGGCACCCACCAGAAGGAGATGGCCCTGTGGCAGTCCGCCGGGATAGATCCCATCGACAGCGAATGGTATTCCGAGACCGGGCTGGGCACGGTCAAGGTCTTAACCAAGGCCGACAAGGACGGAGCCTACACCCTGGCCGACCGGGCCACCTGGCTGACCTACAGCAAGGATTACCCGAACCTCAAGATCGTCTGCCAGCGCGACCAGCTGATGCTCAATTACATCCGGATCATCACCGGGTCGCCGGCCAAGTATCCCCAGCTAAATTACGACCTGGCGGTAAAATTCGTGAAATTCATGCTCTCGCCCGAAGTGCAGGAAATGATCCGGGTCTCGGGCATGGACAAATTCGGCGAGCCCCTGTACATTCCCGATGCCAAAAACAAATAACCAAAAATGATTATCCAACTTACTAAGGAACCTTTATCCACAGATTAACGCAGACGCTGTCGTGAGCTTAGTCGAATGATGGTAACGAGTTTATTTGCATATAAAAATATTTACTTGAATATGAAAAATCTGTGAAATCTGCGGATAGAAACCCTTTTGGTGTGTGTTCCTAAGCTAATTGGATAGACATTCAACCAAATATCTAAAAGAGAGAGATAATGAAGAGAATATTATTACTGGCCATGGTCTTTGCCTTAGCCGGATCAGCCTTCGCCTTTGATGTCAAGACCGACGCCAAGCAGGATTACCCCACTTTCAAGGTCAACGGCTGGCTCAAGCTTACCTACATGGACACCCTGTATCACGACGCTTTGGTCACCTATCCTGCGGGTTTCGAGGCCAAGGACGCGGCCATCACCGTCAGCGGCGACGCCTGGAGCAACCTGGCCTACCGGATCTGCCTTTCGGCCAACAAGGCCACCAAGGCCGGCACCAGCACGGTCTATGCCACCTGGCTGTTCGACGCATACGCCGACTGGAAGCCCTCCAAGCTTTATTCCTTCCGGGTGGGCCAGTACAAGCGGCCTTTTGGATATGAGCAGATGCTGGCGGCCACCAGCATGGATTTCGTCAGCGCCGCCCAGCTTACCGGGAAGTTCAACGCCAGCAACCGGGAGGTTGGCGTGATGGGCTTCGGCGTCTGGAATGACCTGAATTATTCGCTTTCGGTGGGCAACGGCTCCCCCTACAACGAAAAGGACGCCAATCCGTCAAAGACAGTCGTTTCCCGCATCGTCTATGCGCCGCTGGCGGGCATGACCGTGGGCGGCTCGGTGGAATACGGCACCCAGAACACCGCCGGGAAGAGCTACTACAACCGCCACGCCGGCCTGGACGTGAACTACGAGCGGGGCAAGCTGTTCGCCCGGGGCGAGATCATGATCGGGAACGATGACAAATTGAACGTAGATACTACATCTTTTTTCAGCACCATTAAGACCTTCCATACCGATACTTTAATTCGCGGCGTCTATGATACAACTACCAGTACCTGGAATGATACAGTTTATACTCGTCCGGATTCCGTAATGACCAAAAAATATTACAAATTCAGCGAGGTGGCAGGCAAACTGATGCGGGGGGCCTACATCACAGTGGGCTATGTGCCAATGCAGAAGCTGAAGGTCAGCGTCAGGGGCGACCTGTACCGCGAGGACTATAGCTGGAAGTTGACGAAAGTAAACATAAGCCCAACAGTTACTGATACTGTTTGGGTAAAGACCGAGGCCCGGACCACGGTCTGGACGCTGGGAGCTGACTATTTCCTGAATGCCAATACCAAGGTCAGTCTGAACTACGATATCAAGCAGGAAGACCTGGTCTACCGGCCATACAAGAACAACATTCTATCGGCCCAGCTGCAGGTGAAGTTCTAATCAACCTTTTCTTACGGTAACAAAACATAGGAGCGCATTTCCAAGGCGCTCCTATTGTTTTTAAATCAATCTTTTGCTATTATTATACTATGTTCAATTTGATGCAAAGCATGCAGCAGGCCCTGGGTCTGCTGCTGAAATTCGACCCCGAGATCTGGCAGATAGTGTTTTTGTCCCTGCAGGTCTCTTTTGCCTCTTCGCTGATCGCCGTGGTTTTGGCCGTACCGCTGTCCCTGGCCATTACCCAGAACGAATTCAGGGGCAAGAGGATCGTCATCGGAACGGTCAACAGTTTCATCGCCATCCCCGCGGTGGTGATAGGGCTGGTCTGCTATCTGCTTCTGTCCCGCTCGGGGCCGCTGGGATTCTGGCACCTGCTGTATACTCCATCGGCCATCATCATAGCCCAGACCCTGCTGATCATCCCTCTGATGACCGGCCTAAGCATCTCGGCCCTGCAGTCTTTGGGGCACCGGGTGAAGGAGACCATGATCACCCTGGGGGCCGGCCGGTGGCATCTGATCCTGGGAATAATGCGTGAGGTCCGCTTTGCCCTGGCCGCAGCCTTCATCACCGGTTTCTCCCGGGTGCTGGGCGAGACCGGCATGACCATGATGGTGGGCGGCAACATCATGGGCGACACCCGGGTGATGACCACCGCCATCGCGCTGGAGACCATCAAGGGCAATTTTGAGCTGGGGATCGCATTGGGACTGGTGCTTTTGATAGTGGCCATAGGCATCAACATCATCCTTCAGACAGTGCAGGGGAGGGCCGGACGATGAAGATCGCAGCCCACAACCTTTCCAAACGTTTTGACGGCAAGGCCGTGCTCAAGGACGTCTCGCTGACCATCGATGCCCCGGGCATCTACGCCCTGGTGGGCCCCAACGGCTCCGGCAAGACCACTCTGATGCGGATCCTGGCCCTGCTGGAGAAAAGCGACGGCGGGACCCTTAAATACAAGACCCGGGGCAGCGAGGGATATGATGCGGTGGTGCATTCACCGGGCATCAGGAAGAAGATGGGGCTGATCCACAACCCGGCGGTGATGCTGTCCGGCACGGTGCGCTACAACCTGGAGTACGGCCTGCGGGTAAGGGGCGTGTCCCAATCCGAGCGGAGAAGAAGGACTGACCAGGTGCTGGAGGCCCTTTCTCTAAGGGGTTTCGGGAAACGCGAGGCCAGGACCCTGTCGGCCGGGGAGATCCAGCGGGTGGCGCTGGGCCGGGTGCTGGCGCTGGACCCGGAGGTGGTGTTCCTGGACGAGCCCACCGCCAACCTGGATCCCTTGAGCGCCAAGCTGATAGAGAAGACGATCCTGGAACTGGCCTCCCGGGGCAAGAAAGTGGTTTTGGCCACCCACAATCTTTGGCAGGTGGAGCGGATCGCTAACTGGGTCTGGTTCCTTAACGACGGAGTG harbors:
- a CDS encoding porin, whose product is MKRILLLAMVFALAGSAFAFDVKTDAKQDYPTFKVNGWLKLTYMDTLYHDALVTYPAGFEAKDAAITVSGDAWSNLAYRICLSANKATKAGTSTVYATWLFDAYADWKPSKLYSFRVGQYKRPFGYEQMLAATSMDFVSAAQLTGKFNASNREVGVMGFGVWNDLNYSLSVGNGSPYNEKDANPSKTVVSRIVYAPLAGMTVGGSVEYGTQNTAGKSYYNRHAGLDVNYERGKLFARGEIMIGNDDKLNVDTTSFFSTIKTFHTDTLIRGVYDTTTSTWNDTVYTRPDSVMTKKYYKFSEVAGKLMRGAYITVGYVPMQKLKVSVRGDLYREDYSWKLTKVNISPTVTDTVWVKTEARTTVWTLGADYFLNANTKVSLNYDIKQEDLVYRPYKNNILSAQLQVKF
- a CDS encoding ATP-binding cassette domain-containing protein; this encodes MKIAAHNLSKRFDGKAVLKDVSLTIDAPGIYALVGPNGSGKTTLMRILALLEKSDGGTLKYKTRGSEGYDAVVHSPGIRKKMGLIHNPAVMLSGTVRYNLEYGLRVRGVSQSERRRRTDQVLEALSLRGFGKREARTLSAGEIQRVALGRVLALDPEVVFLDEPTANLDPLSAKLIEKTILELASRGKKVVLATHNLWQVERIANWVWFLNDGVISISGTAQDVLHKGDQAFWGKFLGRDNMYNGEIVKIGNGKSFRCGDVSFEVVTELEGQAMASLNPTEIILSSQKLVSSARNVLEGIVTEAVSEGGLYKVTLDIGLPLDVAITKASWDEMGLQKGSKVYAVFKASSIRVWREENGG
- a CDS encoding ABC transporter permease, with product MFNLMQSMQQALGLLLKFDPEIWQIVFLSLQVSFASSLIAVVLAVPLSLAITQNEFRGKRIVIGTVNSFIAIPAVVIGLVCYLLLSRSGPLGFWHLLYTPSAIIIAQTLLIIPLMTGLSISALQSLGHRVKETMITLGAGRWHLILGIMREVRFALAAAFITGFSRVLGETGMTMMVGGNIMGDTRVMTTAIALETIKGNFELGIALGLVLLIVAIGINIILQTVQGRAGR
- a CDS encoding substrate-binding domain-containing protein, producing MKKLLLTLIVSISLCSLALAGQTLIVASTMSPYDTGLYTDLLPKFEQMYDCKILLYSLPTGKALGLLQSGAADVAIVHDRKAEDAVLLAGFGTQAWDLMYNDFVLAGPLDNPAGIDSSLPDVKIALAKVRDAKAKFYSRSDMSGTHQKEMALWQSAGIDPIDSEWYSETGLGTVKVLTKADKDGAYTLADRATWLTYSKDYPNLKIVCQRDQLMLNYIRIITGSPAKYPQLNYDLAVKFVKFMLSPEVQEMIRVSGMDKFGEPLYIPDAKNK